AGGAGGCGGACAAGCATGGCGCATCGTGCCACAACCGCGACAGGCGTGCTGGTAGGCGTTGCCGGACGATGCCGAACAAGACGCGACAAGACCGCTGCGGTAACGGGCCACCGGCAACAGGCGACGGCTCAGCCTCATGGACACCGACGCCCACGACGCCGGCCCGCACGAATCCGGCCCCTGCACCTGCGCAAGCCGTGGCTGTCGCCGCAGGCCACGAGCCGTAAGCCATGCCCCGCGCGCGTCAGAAGAACACGCGCGTGCCGAAGTCGAAGCGGCGGGCAGGGGCGGCCGCCGTGGGGCGCATGAAGTACGGCGACGTCATCACGCCGGAGAAGCGCGTGAAGTTCGTTTCGTTGAGGATGTTCCACGCCTGCGCGTAGAACTCGACGCCGCGCGGGGTCTTCGATCCGGCACCGCCGCCGTCTGTCGACGTCACGCCGCCGAAGTCGGGGCGCCAGCCGAGACGCAGGTTCAGCGTCCGCTGCCACGTGCCCCGCTCGGTGTTGCGGCCCGTGCCTGCGGGCCTGTCGGCGAAGACCGAATCGCCGTTGTCGTCCAGACCCGTTCTGATCGTGTAAGGCGTGCCCGACGCGATGTCGCCCCACGCGTTGGCACGCACGCCGCCTGGCAACTCCATCCTGACGAAGCCGAACACGCGATGGCGCACGTCCCACGACGCGGGTCCCCACTCCGCGTCGAGGTCACGACTGTCTGCGGGCAGCGATGTCGGGCCGTCCGAGTCGTTCCACGACTGCCCGTACTGATAGCGCACGAGACCAGACGCCTTGCCGTCTTCCCGCGACACGCGCACGCTCGAATCGAAACCCGCCGATCGCCCGCGCCCCGTCGACTCGATCTCCGTGATGCGCTCGAAATCAGCGTCAGGGAACACGCCGTCGACGGGCGCATTCGCGTTCAGGCCGCGCAGGCGGTCCTGGATCGACTGTCCATAGGCGTTGAGCTGCACGCGCAGGTGCTGCGAGAAGCGGTGCTCCAGGCCGACCGACGCACGCGCGGTGGACACCATCTCGAGCCCGGTCGACGACTCGCGGACGATACTGGGGGCGGGCATGGACGTGAGGCCGTCGCCGCCGAGCGGATCGGGATAGCCGGGATCGCTGACGATCACGTCGCGCAGGTGCGTGCCATCGAGCTGCAGCGTCTGCTCGTACACCCACTGCGGGTACCACTCGTTGAAGAACCCGACACCAGCGGTCAGCGTCGTCTTCGGGCGTTCCTTCGGCGTCCACGACAGGCTCGCGCGCGGCGCGATGTTGTTCCAGTCGTCCATCAACGACTGGATGTCGTGCCGTACGCCGAAGCCGAAGCGCAGGCCGTCGCGCATCTCGACCTCGTCGTACGCGAACCAGCTGAACTCCTGGCGCGAGTACGTCACCAGCGGGTCACCCACGCGCTGCGTGAACTGGCGCGGCCGGCCCGCCTCGTAGTCCTCGAGGGTCGCGAACGTGAACGTGCCGGCGTAGTTGTCGATCCTGTCCGTGCGCGTCCATCCCAGCTCGGTCTCGAAGCCGAAGCGCACCTTGTGACGGCTGTTGCTGATCAGGTCCACCGTCTGCGCGATCTCGATCTCCTGATCCCGTCGTCCGCCCGCTCGCTGTGCGCCGCCGGCGCGGAACGCGTTCGGCACGTTGATGCCGATGGCATCGCTCATCGACTCGGTGCCGCTGCGCACGTCCACGTATTCGAGATGGATGTCGTTCAGGAAGTGACGGCCGATGGTGCCGATCGCGGAGATCCGCGCGATGTCTCCTGCCGATCGATCG
The nucleotide sequence above comes from Acidobacteriota bacterium. Encoded proteins:
- a CDS encoding carboxypeptidase regulatory-like domain-containing protein codes for the protein MDRLASIGFIAPVMAVALVACLAADRAAAQSPQTPLAEHETREAPGHLIVVAKDTQGGRLPGATVVFSGPGPDAAGVPRMLVTDDSGEAMLDVPAGDYRLIVEMPGFEPATIDAVVRPAEAAEAVATLTIAGYAEQVAVRADAQTFVPPTADGQVETLSPREIEQLPDDPEELAIAIEALAGIGAEIRVNGFEGGALPPKDQIQVVRIRRDPFSTDSMGAGRVRVEIITRPGGTSWAHDVSVGFRDQSIDARPAFSQAQPDGQTRRLSWSFRGPIVKGQSSISGRLSIRDSYDAQPLVATGAPTPFPSLVNAERRRFDGEVRVEHAMSSTQTLRGEYQRWDSRGSNMGVGEFELPERAFDDRSAGDIARISAIGTIGRHFLNDIHLEYVDVRSGTESMSDAIGINVPNAFRAGGAQRAGGRRDQEIEIAQTVDLISNSRHKVRFGFETELGWTRTDRIDNYAGTFTFATLEDYEAGRPRQFTQRVGDPLVTYSRQEFSWFAYDEVEMRDGLRFGFGVRHDIQSLMDDWNNIAPRASLSWTPKERPKTTLTAGVGFFNEWYPQWVYEQTLQLDGTHLRDVIVSDPGYPDPLGGDGLTSMPAPSIVRESSTGLEMVSTARASVGLEHRFSQHLRVQLNAYGQSIQDRLRGLNANAPVDGVFPDADFERITEIESTGRGRSAGFDSSVRVSREDGKASGLVRYQYGQSWNDSDGPTSLPADSRDLDAEWGPASWDVRHRVFGFVRMELPGGVRANAWGDIASGTPYTIRTGLDDNGDSVFADRPAGTGRNTERGTWQRTLNLRLGWRPDFGGVTSTDGGGAGSKTPRGVEFYAQAWNILNETNFTRFSGVMTSPYFMRPTAAAPARRFDFGTRVFF